In the Oryza glaberrima chromosome 6, OglaRS2, whole genome shotgun sequence genome, one interval contains:
- the LOC127777853 gene encoding LRR receptor-like serine/threonine-protein kinase GSO1 — protein MAASSAQLIFLLLLAVLAAASSRNDEEARALMALKESLDPAGRVLGSWARSGEPCGGSFVGVTCDSGGRVTAISLQGRGLSGTLPPAIAGLRRLTGLYLHYNGIKGAIPREIGSLSELTDLYLDVNHLTGPLPVEIAAMENLQVLQLGYNQLTGSIPPQLGKLNKLAVLALQSNQLTGAIPATLGDLTQLARLDLSFNSLFGSIPSKIAEVPLLEVFDVRNNSLSGSVPAGLRRLNGGFQYVNNKGLCGVGFSLLDLCLSSEDGLKPSKPEPFGPDGTVKTRQVPQSANTDNHCEGSGCSKSSNASVGVLVVGVVAVVIGAAFCGIFAFSYYRRQKQKIGSSLEVSDSRLSTDHYQQKEVCRRSASPLISVEYSNGWDPLSGGGVGSSGEVGDSFRFNLEEVECATQYFSEVNLLGKSGFAATYKGILRDGSVVAVKSLNKTSCKQEESDFLRGLKMLTVLRHENLVGLRGFCCSRGRGECFLVYDYMVNGCLSQYLDVKEGSGANVLDWPTRVSIIRGIAKGVEYMHSKKANKPSVVHQNISAEKILLDHHLTPRLSVPGLHKLLADDVVFSTLKASAAMGYLAPEYATTGRFTEKSDVFAFGIVVLQVITGRRAVSQLKVSTVANDLDSLIDENLNGVFSRTEAAKLAAIAALCTSETASQRPTMEAVVQQLSNCH, from the exons atggccgcctcctccgcgcagctcatcttcctcctcctcctcgccgttcTTGCCGCCGCCTCATCGCGCAACGACGAGGAGGCCCGCGCGCTGATGGCGCTCAAGGAGAGCCTGGACCCGGCGGGGCGGGTGCTGGGCTCGTGGGCCCGCTCCGGCGAGCCCTGCGGGGGCTCGTTCGTCGGCGTGACGTGCGACAGCGGCGGCCGCGTGACGGCCATCTCGCTGCAGGGCCGCGGGCTCTCCGGGACCCTCCCTCCGGCGATCGCCGGGCTCCGGCGGCTCACCGGGCTGTACCTCCACTACAACGGCATCAAGGGGGCTATACCCAGGGAGATTGGGAGCCTCTCGGAGCTCACCGACCTTTACCTCGACGTCAACCACCTGACCGGGCCACTGCCCGTGGAGATTGCCGCCATGGAGAATCTCCAAG TTTTGCAGCTGGGTTACAATCAGTTGACAGGCAGCATACCACCCCAGTTAGGCAAGCTCAACAAGCTTGCTGTTCTTGCACTTCAGTCCAACCAGCTGACTGGGGCCATTCCAGCAACACTCGGCGACCTAACACAGCTTGCACGGCTTGATTTGAGCTTCAACAGTCTTTTTGGTTCCATCCCTTCAAAGATTGCTGAGGTTCCATTGCTCGAGGTCTTTGATGttcgcaataattccctttctGGGAGTGTCCCAGCAG GATTGAGAAGACTGAATGGTGGGTTCCAGTATGTGAACAACAAAGGTCTTTGTGGAGTTGGCTTCAGTTTGCTTGATCTTTGTTTGTCATCGGAGGATGGCTTGAAACCTAGTAAACCCGAGCCTTTTGGCCCAGATGGTACTGTCAAGACAAGGCAAGTTCCTCAATCAGCGAATACGGACAATCACTGTGAGGGATCTGGTTGCTCGAAATCTTCGAATGCATCTGTGGGAGTGCTTGTTGTTGGTGTGGTTGCAGTGGTGATTGGCGCCGCATTCTGCGGAATATTTGCATTCTCATATTACCGCCGGCAAAAGCAGAAGATTGGCAGCTCACTGGAGGTTTCTGATAGCAGGCTCAGCACTGACCATTACCAACAGAAGGAAGTTTGCCGAAGAAGTGCTTCCCCGCTTATCAGTGTTGAGTACTCGAATGGATGGGACCCTTTGTCTGGTGGAGGCGTTGGGTCATCCGGCGAGGTTGGTGATAGCTTTAGGTTCAACCTTGAGGAGGTTGAATGTGCAACTCAGTACTTTTCTGAGGTTAATTTGCTGGGTAAAAGTGGCTTTGCTGCGACATACAAGGGAATTCTACGAGATGGATCTGTTGTCGCTGTTAAGAGTCTCAACAAGACAAGCTGCAAGCAAGAAGAGTCAGATTTCTTGCGTGGCCTCAAGATGCTTACCGTGCTGCGACATGAGAACCTTGTTGGCTTGAGGGGTTTCTGCTGCTCCAGGGGGAGGGGAGAGTGCTTCCTTGTCTATGATTACATGGTTAATGGTTGCTTGTCACAGTATCTGGATGTTAAGGAGGGTTCTGGTGCTAATGTCCTTGATTGGCCAACAAGAGTTTCCATAATCAGAGGCATTGCAAAAG GAGTTGAGTACATGCACAGTAAGAAAGCTAACAAGCCATCAGTAGTGCACCAGAACATATCGGCCGAGAAGATCCTTCTCGACCACCACTTAACGCCACGCTTGTCGGTCCCAGGGCTGCACAAGCTCCTTGCTGATGATGTTGTCTTCTCGACCCTGAAGGCCAGCGCAGCAATGGGATACCTTGCCCCTGAGTACGCCACTACGGGCAGATTCACTGAGAAGAGTGATGTTTTCGCATTTGGTATCGTCGTTCTCCAAGTCATCACAGGCAGGAGGGCTGTCTCACAGCTGAAGGTCAGCACAGTTGCCAATGACCTTGATAGCCTGATCGATGAGAACCTCAATGGTGTCTTCTCAAGAACTGAGGCAGCTAAGCTTGCTGCCATTGCTGCACTTTGCACAAGCGAGACGGCGAGCCAGCGTCCGACAATGGAAGCTGTGGTTCAGCAACTCAGCAACTGCCACTGA
- the LOC127776772 gene encoding putative transferase At4g12130, mitochondrial yields MTPLARRLLHASSPAAAAAGGGEPGVLACRLASRAVVRFAGPEAGRFLRSLLTNDLLLSASSQQRYAPTPNAPARAPPPAYAALLTPQGRFLYDLFLYRPPPPSQLLDRTGSAPLTGERPKGNQEDEGEDEPGEVLADVDAAEVDELLACFKRYRLRSKVEIDNVSKEFLCWQRFGRNVEHSGPSTQEPEAQSIGWGQGVDHAAESAAQGNGHGWEWFKDPRLDCLGYRGIFPANTIPPLVESDKEADERHYLLWRIENGVAEGSTEIPKGEAIPLEYNFAGLNAISFEKGCYIGQELIARTHHRGVIRKRLMPLIFEDENGQELKQAVAPGSEVVDKESGKKIGTVNTALGSRGMGLLRLEEALKQNSSLAIKDNRDVRVKAIKPDWWPVEWTQMLEQQSAVA; encoded by the exons ATgacgccgctcgcccgccgcctgctGCACGCGagctcacccgccgccgccgccgccggcggaggcgagccGGGGGTGCTGGcctgccgcctcgcctcccgcgCGGTGGTCCGCTTCGCGGGGCCAGAGGCGGGCCGCTTCCTCCGCTCGCTCCTCACCaacgacctcctcctctcggcGTCGTCGCAGCAGAGGTACGCGCCCACGCCCAACGCGcccgcgcgggcgccgccgccggcgtacgCGGCGCTGCTGACGCCGCAGGGGAGGTTCCTCTACGACCTCTTCCTCTAccgcccgcccccgccgtcGCAGCTGCTCGACCGCACGGGCTCCGCGCCGCTGACCGGGGAGAGGCCcaaggggaaccaggaggatgAGGGGGAGGACGAGCCCGGCGAGGTGCTCGCggacgtcgacgccgccgaggtCGACGAGCTACTCGCTTGCTTCAAGAG ATATCGGTTAAGATCCAAGGTTGAGATAGACAATGTTAGTAAGGAATTCCTGTGTTGGCAAAGATTTGGACGCAATGTGGAGCATTCCGGACCTTCTACTCAAGAACCTGAGGCCCAATCCATTGGATGGGGGCAAGGTGTTGACCATGCTGCCGAGTCAGCTGCGCAAGGTAATGGCCATGGTTGGGAGTGGTTCAAAGACCCGAGATTGGATTGCCTTGGTTACAGAGGAATCTTTCCAGCTAATACTATAC CACCGCTAGTTGAGTCTGACAAAGAAGCCGATGAGCGCCATTACTTGCTCTGGCGGATAGAGAATGGAGTTGCAGAAGGCTCAACTGAGATCCCGAAAG GTGAAGCAATTCCGCTTGAGTACAATTTTGCTGGCTTGAATGCAATTTCATTTGAGAAGGGCTGCTATATCGGACAGGAGCTTATTGCACGTACACACCATCGTGGTGTCATTAGGAAACGCCTAATGCCATTAATATTTGAAGATGAAAATGGACAAG AACTCAAGCAGGCTGTTGCTCCAGGCTCAGAAGTCGTGGACAAGGAGTCTGGCAAGAAAATCGGTACAGTTAACACTGCTCTTGGCAGCCGTGGTATGGGCCTGCTGAGACTTGAAGAAGCCCTGAAGCAAAATTCAAGCCTTGCCATCAAGGATAATAGGGATGTGAGAGTTAAGGCGATCAAACCAGACTGGTGGCCGGTTGAGTGGACACAGATGCTTGAGCAGCAAAGTGCTGTTGCTTGA
- the LOC127776773 gene encoding uncharacterized protein LOC127776773: MDRGRNGRDDFFGGRDPFAGFGGFGRQRSLISGVFGGRDPFDDPFFNQPFGSGMHGPSLFGPMGGPFGDIRNDGFLEQAHPRGNGRKPIITELDEEEGENSGRQRQANREPYVQEPDDEMQGGQLQPRRDFNRANEGQPQARTFTYQSSSVTYGGVNGAYYTASKTRRTGSDGITVEESKEADTTTKEATHRISRGIHDKGHSLTRKLKSDGNVDTTQILHNLHEDELAGFEESWKENARHHLAGLNQNAGTSNNNEPGNRGTSGRGRQSAWGWALPGREQGRDQRLNGERPKSRVIPIS; the protein is encoded by the exons ATGGATAGAGGGCGAAATGGAAGAGATGACTTCTTTGGTGGGAGGGACCCGTTTGCCGGATTCGGTGGCTTTGGTCGCCAGAGGAGCTTGATCTCTGGTGTCTTTGGAGGCAGGGATCCTTTCGATGATCCGTTCTTTAATCAGCCATTTGGAAGCGGGATGCACGGTCCTAGCCTTTTTGGGCCAATGGGAGGACCATTTGGAGACATAAGGAATGATGGATTCCTTGAGCAAGCTCATCCCAGAGGTAATGGCAGGAAGCCTATTATTACTGAGCTtgatgaggaggaaggagagaactCAGGGAGGCAACGCCAAGCAAATCGTGAGCCGTATGTTCAAGAACCAGATGATG AGATGCAAGGGGGCCAACTCCAGCCACGGAGGGATTTCAACAGGGCAAATGAAGGGCAGCCACAAGCTCGTACATTCACATATCAGAGCTCTTCCGTGACTTATGGTGGTGTCAATGGAGCTTACTACACTGCTTCAAAAACTCGAAGGACAGGAAGTGATGGA ATAACTGTGGAAGAAAGCAAGGAAGCTGATACAACGACTAAAGAGGCTACTCATAGAATCTCTCGAGGAATTCATGACAAG GGACATTCACTAACAAGGAAGCTGAAATCGGATGGCAATGTGGACACTACACAGATATTGCACAATCTCCATGAAG ATGAACTAGCTGGGTTCGAGGAATCATGGAAGGAGAATGCTAGGCATCACTTGGCTGGCTTGAACCAAAATGCTGGTACATCTAATAATAATGAACCAG GTAACCGTGGCACCAGTGGACGTGGCAGGCAATCCGCTTGGGGTTGGGCTCTTCCTGGAAGAGAGCAAGGCCGTGATCAAAGACTGAACGGGGAACGACCGAAATCACGTGTCATACCAATCTCCTAA